The DNA window GGCTACTATACTTTCTCTCAATTTGATGACAatcaatataatttattaaaataaaaatgttagaaatcaaagaacgagagaggaagagaggaaacaaaatagaatatgctgagaagagaagatgaagaacagaagaagaaaaaggaatgaaaaacggaagaagaagaaggagccTTACCTGGATTAAGGAGGAACCGGAAGAGGTCATTGACCAAACTGATTTGCAATCCAAGGGGAAGGGAaaagggaaggggaaggggaagggaaagGGGAAAGGGTAGAAGAAGGcatcattttccggaaaatgtcttaccgagtTCAAAAGCGTAAGACATTTTCTCCAAATTTGTAATAGGTTTTCCCGTGTTGCGGAATTGGTTTtacaaaaggaaaatattttcctgctATCAAACACTGGAAAACGTGTAAAACCAATTCCGGAATTGGTTTTCCCCTATCAAACACAGCCTAAGGTAAgatttagttggacctaattgtaacaatctaaaaaacataaaaattataagaaacgggTAAGAATTGGACTCACATAAAGCAAATATGCAAAACCAGCTCAAGGATCTCTCCCCATGTCTGTTTGAAccgaaattgaagaagaaatgtctagaaatccttttaaaattcaatttgggtgttttaatttcactttaattaaattttgccattaatggctttattttatttttttctttcatatgtTGCCTCAACTTTTCATTTAGGCATAATTTCTATTTAGTTCCTTCTTTATTTATTACTCATGCCacttaatcacttaattattataattagtaagtttttcaccttttttaatttagtcctttttaattaattaactgtcaaaacgttaaaattttttaacgaaactttactACTAcattaatgacactctgtaaatatttataaaaatatttacggctcagtttatagaaacgaggtcccgatacctcattttctaaaaccacttaacctaATTTGTGATTCAAATAGATTAGGGATTATTTTTAGTAATTGGCTTAATAGCAATTTTCCCCAAACCGCAATCCCTTAGGTACAATCCTCGGAATACTTACCAAATGTTTcgttgtaaacaaactatattacaacctgacctgtatacttgcggacactgcctcaaatctatatctttagttgcagtattcacactctagatgtTAGTACGTTCGGAGGCGGTCATCTATGATTGAgaatattattattgtttgacTAAACTAGCAACATTGAATTACCGGATTTGAAATCGATAGATAGTTATGACTGATTGTTATTCTTGATAATGATGTATGatgtttttaatgtttaacaAAATAATTGTATGATTTGGTTTATTGTAAAgggactcacattgagcttcatAGTTCACTCCCCCTAATTTTCATCTTTACAGATAATCCTTTAGGCTAGGACGCAGGCACAACACTCGGAGGGTCTTGGCTTTTGTTTCATCTTTATATTcgttaatgttattatttttaactcCTTAGGAGGTGGGGttattttctgttttcttttattatgAACCGTGGTTTGGGATTTAGTTTTACTTTAATTGTTAGATGCATCTCATTTagtataagttataaaatttaggtCTTTATTTGTAATATTTGATTAAactgaattattttattaaaaaggcTTATGCATTAATTCCATTGCTATCTCTAACAAGTTAACCTAGAATATAAAAACTACTTGaataaacttgagttttaaaagtaaaattgatTTTGATAAAGACCAAGCCACTTCGGTGGTTAATGTAATCTCCCGAATTCGGATCTACCGTCTAGGCCAGGTTGGGGAGTTTACAAGTTCGATTTTGGGGCTGCAAATATTTGTGTGTGTAAAGggtagtttgggctttagccaaTAGTTGTATTGGATGAATTGTTGAATAAGATCATTCTCTGACTAAGACTTAGTGGAGTAAAATTGGTAAATTTGAATTGTTTATTTCATTGATGAAAATTCTAAATTTGggttttgaaatataaatttttaattattaaaagtcaaaatttttgtaacaaataaaactttaaatttcatagacaattattaaatataagtttatAAATAATTGAAGCAAATTTCAAAGTTTGTTGGTTGATAATAAAGGGAAACAAGTTTTGCAGAGTATTTAAGTTTGGTGGGCgctttaattctattttattattcacCTTTATCCTATGTTTTTATACTAATAACCCCTCTTTTtacatttcattttttaaaagaacTATTATTGCTTATCACTAATAACAAAATCATGACTTATTTGGTAAAAACAGCCTACTTAATAATTCCTTTTGACTAGGATTGATGATTCTCTTTGAAAtcaaagaaaatttaatttttatattacgtaccaaattaaatgaaaaaaagaaatgtAGATTCCATGTTGATTACCAAGAAAAAAAGAGTTTGAAACCTatctaaaatttataaagaaacaCCATTCACTAAATCTTCGGTTTTTCTCCCTAATATTTCGAACCATGACAAggactatatataaaataatgtattagGCTTAGGCAGAGGTGTAGCTAAGGCGCTGACAGTGGCGCaaccccttaaaatgaaaaaaatttcacttaggtcttttaaaatttttaaaaatttaaattagtaaaaataaaattacgctttaaactcttaaaaaataataaaattttgaattaatttattaaaaattgaatttttactattaataaacttacaatttaatttcaaccccgaaaaaaattttctggcttcgtcTAAGTGCTTTTAAAAATGTACTACATAAAATAATGTAGCATGACAAGGAAATTTGTAATGCTTGGGTTTCAATTCATGATATTACCTAAatcaactaatttaattaaatacaatTTGCATCAACTTGGAATTGACGTCTAATTAATTAAGACTAATAAAAATGTATGTTATGCGCTAAAACAGACAACAGGGTAGCCGACTCTCAAAAATAAATCTCTTAACGTTCAGATtttatttacggatttaaatAGTTAttagttttgattttctttttccgtagattgaattttaagattttttttccaCATCAAAATTTTGGTTATCGTTattatcaaaaaaagaaaaattagtttCCGCAAGCTAAATTGTTTAAGATGTTATATATAAAGTTGGTTTTCGTTattatcaaaaaaagaaaaattagtttCCGCAAGTTAAACTGTTTAAGATGTTATATATAAAGGTGATCATGTGTTAGGTTGAATCGAGTCTATATAAAGTATTTAGATTACTCTTTTATAtgcaaactttttttttaaaaatctgaaTCAATTCTTTTATCACCGATGATTAGTAGACCTAAGTAATTATAATAATCTTATGTGATAGGAAGCTCATCTAATAATTCCTTCCGCTGAGAATGTTTAAAGtcagaaaatatatatttgtatattacgTACCAAATGAAATGGAATTAAAATAAGGTAGATTCCAACTTCCAAGAAAAGGAGCTTTCAATAATTTATAAAGGAAGACCATGACAGGTACTATAtatatatctatctatatatatgaaataatgcATTAGGTAAGTGCTTTTGGTATTACGTACCAAATTAATTAAACAGGCATAATCCCAAACTTCAAGACATTCAAGACTTGCACAAATATGATCCAACAGGGAGTTTTGTTTCCATAGATGTTTTATTTTGTTAACCATATATAATTTCAACTTCTTGATTTTTTGGAGCATGATCACCGTCtctttatttctattctcaaACAATAGTAAATTATCTATtagtatttataaaataatttaaatatgtgtttaaatagttttaaatttcattttttttacattttaagttatgcttttaaacaaattttaattatgtttgttttagttttaaacaatattatttaaaaatattttttaaatttattttaatatataatttttgttatagATATAAtacattcaaaaaataataatgttatatTTGGTACCCAACTTCACAAATCTTCTAATCTGAAGCCGAAGCCTCCTCCCCTCTCAAGCGGCAATTCCCAAAAATAGGCGCCTAAAGCTTACCCTGATGCTTCCATCAAAACATATGCGCTGTATCTTTTAGCCTACAATTTAATCCCAGCAGTTTTTGTTGTTCAAGTAACCTGTTTTCagttcaaattttcaactttccaGAAAGAAGATGAAAACCAGCTTATCTTGAGAAGGAATTCTTACATAGTTCTTGGAGCCATCCAAGTTACTCCAGATGTTAATGGAGATTCCATGGAAAATTTGTCTGGACGAGCTCTGTATAAGAAACCATTTCGGCTTTGGAAAGGCAACCACACCACCATTGCTTCTTTCAATACGAGTTCGTCCTAATTTCCTCAACCAAACCTCTCGTCGTGGCGAAGGCGTTGCCTTTTTAATAAACCAAACCTCTCATTGCTGCAGCCAGGAGTTACTTGGCTGGTAGACTTAATTTATGTTGTATTGGTTCATGCATGCTTTTGCTGGCTGTTGTAGTGCTTGCCAACAGGAGGATATTGAGGCCACCCAAAAAAGGATCTGCATTTCAGCCTCCTCGCACCTGAACACTCACTGGTGTCCATGGTGCCCTGCTTGAAGATAGAGTGCACCCTGCTGGGATTGTTGGGAAGCGCACCTGATACCGAGTTGATGGAACCAAAATAATGAAGGTTGCTAAGGAGATACCTTTGGTTACATGTTGCAGCACAAAATATCTTCTCTTTTCATGCACGGTATCAACCATTGCATATCTAATATTCTCTTTGCTTATCAGTTTTTCTTAGACTCTAAGGAAACAAACAACGCTGAGTACAAGCTAGAAACATCAGCCTAGAACCATTGGATTTTATGCATGAGCATTGATGGTTCTGTCTTGACAAGACAAATTAATTCAAAAGTTGACACAACATAACTCGTCAATCTTGATTTTATTGAACAATTCAACTCAGTCATTCAAAGGAAGATCAACAATCTCCCATTACAAGCAATACAAGCTTCCAATCTCTCTAACATGTGGTACCAATTCTTGTAAAAACATCAAACAAAATCCAATCAAGAAACCCagaaaatcaaaatcaagttcAAACCCttaatattatttactaaaaCTATACATACCCCAAAATAGTATTGCCCTTCCTAGCAACACCTCGGGCACTAGTCTTCCCTCCCCTGTTTTCACCATTAATAGCATTGGTCACTGCTAATGAAATCCCTTTCAAATCTTCAACACTTGCAACACTCTTTTTTAACATCATCATCCTTCCTTTCTTCTCCCCTGCATTTACAGATTTACTTCCCCTCGAATTCGACGGCCACACCCCATTCTCTCTTGCCCAGTTCTTCCCCGATGTTGGTGGTGGTGTCAATTCCATCCCACTCCTAACTGGTGGCTTTCGATTTTCTTTCCTTAAAATGGCAGAAAAAGCAGGCACCGATTGAGCCAAAACAGAGGACCCTTTCCTGGAAACCCCCACACTTGAGCTAAACTTCACTTGCTTCTTTGTTGGCGTTTGTTTAAGCTCGATGTCTTCCTTTTCTTGTTGCATCATCCCACTCTTCATTCTCAGCTTTGTTTCTCTTAGGTCTGCATAAGCTCCATATCTGGGACCCCTTTCCATTATAGAACTCTCTGTTGTAAGCCTTAAAGGAATTGGGTTACCGGGGCTTGAATTATGAATGAGAGAAATAGGGTCGAGAACATGGAACAGAGACTCCAAAGAAGCAGAGTTTGGTTCAGGGGTTTGCCGCAGAGGTTCACTTGTCTCTCCCATTTTTAAATGAAACTTGAAGGTTCACTCTGGAATACATTGtgtttttaagtttgatattaaaaAAGTGATTTGAGACTCTGCAACGGTCTAATTGAAAGACAAAAAGCGAGAGATTGAATGACTTTTTTGCCATTTTTTCacttttacttaattatttttgttatttattaatttattgaattttttttgtttaaagagAACTTACAATAGTTATTAGTCTAAATTGGATTAATAGGTTGTCGAAACTAATTTTttgaatcgaatttttataaaaaaaaatgaaatgaaaatgaaaataaaaataaaaaacgggAGTTGTCACCAATCTTTTGTTATGAGGTGTGATTGAGTCTGATTgctttaataaacgatttgatttactaaaacaaagatttttggtCTACAATAAATGGGTTTccgagtcggttacgcacgaggaaaggATAGCACTCTCataacgcctaaaattggtacctagttgattaaattaatgtcttggtgtcgaaatttaaaatttcgaaAAGGGTTTAGAAATAAGATCTCTTTTTGTATCAATATACTTTTTAGTCAAATCTTTTGAATAACCATGTAAAAGGAcatcttatctcgaagtaacaaaaggtcatatcccgtaagttaggatacgacatcttgaattcttgaaaataagtttaccatttattttattatcaaatcttatgctttttaattttgaaaggatattcggtcatttaaatttaatgagaaaatcaaaaccccgtaagttagaaAACGACTTTGTGAGTCTCCAAATATGAAATATTACCTATattcaaattttccttttttgagTAATAACAAACGTAATATTTAAAACGATGAGTACTTATCTTATATTTAAACATAGTGTATGGGGTAGTGATGATGAATAATAAGTAAATGTAGAAATGTCATGATAGCAATAACGTAATTATAATAATAACGTTGATATTGTTAATCATATGGTAATAATGAACgaataatgtaatttttagatAAACGTAAAAGGTGGAATatgcacaaaaataaataaacataacatgaggatataaaaaataaatgataaggtaacatgaaataaaataataatgacggtaataaaaaaaattggacatttacagctgcccctctttacttattgtcgtgtaacaggaataAAACAAAGACTTTAAAAAGGGTCAAATTTACCGGGTCTTGCAAAATCTTGACCCCTTTGGTGCTTCTCTTTTTTCAAGCAACCTTGTTCTAACCCACTGCATCTTCAAAGGTATAGGAATTGCTACTTTAATCTGTtccgctgcaactttagggagataagattagtaacttcaatctgttccactgcaactttaggaaaataatatttatagcttTAATTTATTATACTGCAATTTTAAAGAGATAATAtttactatcttcaatctgctccactgcaacttcaagaagataagatttgttatcttcaatctgcttcactacaACTTCAAAAATAGTCAAGTTATGTCCGAGAAATCAAACTTAGATTACcaagaaaataaattagaattgAACAACATATACACAAACCAGGCTCAGAACTCCATAGCACATGCAAATGAATGAGGCATAAAATACAGCTAATACAAATTCTGCTACCAGTAGTGTAGTAAATAGTAATATCAATGGAGCATACCCATTATGATGCCCATGTCCTCCTTTTGGCGGAAGCCTCAGAACACCATTTGGCAAGCTCATCTCGTCATATATCTACATTGGAAAGCTCAAAGTCAAAAGTGTTCTgaataataatcaaataacaaAAAGGTCGGTTAACTTCTTCTACTTGACGGTATGTAAGAATGCCTACCAATAAAATGTGACGCAGGGGTACTTGATAATAACCGTTAACCAGCAAGAGGCCCAACCTTAATAACAGTAAAAAGAGTAAAAACACCAGAGATAGACATGGTCATCAGGTGGCTTAAATAAATCACGAAACTCCACTTAAGAATAATGAAAAAGGATGTGGATCAGAAGATACATAAACAAGACAACGGGACATACATTACCATATATACCATACACATTCTTTATTCATCATCATATTAATATCTTGAATCAGCATTGCCACTACAACCTTTGATTTTCCAAAGATGTAAACTTGAAATAATATTACATATAGAGCAAAACCTCTTCCATCATTAAAAGAATAAGCTCATGTGAGGAATCCTTCTTAGTAAACATGAACGTGGGTGTTGCAGGGTAATCTGTTAACAGGTAAAAGTCCATAATGTAGGATTAACCATTTACATATATAAAATGTCTATCACAGtgtccccccccccccaaaacaaATGAAAAGGACTAGTTAGTACTATTAATTAGGGACTTGGACTGTAATAATTATAAGAATTGAATATTGTGATCTGGAAAATTTCTACTGCCATTTAtcttacaataattttttttccgtttgctttgattttattaattaattttttttgaaagattattaaatattttttctttctaaacAAATATCATTTAATAGATAGTAAAAGAACAATGTTGGGAATAAAGCATGTTTCGTGATCAATTGTTTATATTTTTGGAGAACAATTGCAACGAGGAAATTGGTCATTGCCACCAATAATAAATACCttgattttgacaaaaaaaaaactttataactTATATGATTAAAAAACAAATGTAATGCAATTAACTTCATCCAGGAAGCTTCTCATCTTAGTTATTTGCATCCATTGACCCCAATGAACTGACGTATCCCACTCTTACTGTATAAAAGATCCAAGTGAAGTTAAATAATGAAGTTTAGCAGTACtatttaatctttcaaacatGATGTAGAGCTGAATTTAAACATATACTGAGCAAATAAGTTGGGAAAGGAAAAGGGAAGTTTTTCTAGTTTGATCAATGCTTACCTACCACAGACATTAATTTCATAGTAGATAGTGCGTactcaaatttaataaaagacCCATGAATCTCGATGGTGTGTGTTTGGCGGATTCAAGTACAATGTAGGCCGCCTCCCTCTTCAAGCCATCACTCAAATATAAAACAGACTTCAACTGACTGCAATTCAGTATTCCTTTGCTTGTGCTCTTATCCACACCACATGGATGAAATATAAAACAGACTTCAACTGACTGCAATTCAGTATTTCTGCCCGACTCTTAGGCCTGGGCCCGGCCCAGTCCGAAATgtaggcttaaaattttgtccaggtCCGGCCCGGAAAAAATTCTAAGCCCGAgtccggcccattttttaaaaaaattaaaaattattttaaaaataaaaataaaagtattttaaaaatattttaaagttaaaaaataaaaatatttatttagtatattcGGGTCGGGtagggcccgggccaaaaaagtggtgcccgaggcccggcccgttttctaaacgggtctcattttttgcccaaactcatatttcgggcctatatttttacctgaaccctctcatatttcgaGCGGGCTGTCGAGCTGGGTCGCCcgacccatggacacctctattCTAAACCAACCTTCATCCATTTccatgatattaaaaatatagatatTATTAGGTAAACTGCATTCAgaattattaaactattaataagtttacgttttagtcatctaattttaaaaaaattataaaataattattaaatcatttaaaagtgtttatttaagtcactaggcgattaattttttttaaatttattcaataatcgaaaaagaaaattatttaaattttaatctacAAATTCACTGTTACATACAAAATTAGCGgctaatttttatgatttaattttaagaCATGAATATGGGCGATGAACACCTTTAACCATTTACTAAAAAAACAGTCTGAACATTGGATTGAATTATTAGATTGAATACAATGTTAATttagtataaaatttaaaaacagtattaatctaaaacattcattagtaaataaaaaatcgttggaacggtcggaggctcggaGCCGTCCAATTTTACCTCATCAAATtttacctttctttttttcttttccccttcAAATGCTTTATCTTTCTCAGTAACCAAACAGGCCTCCTATCCCGTTTAAAatccaaggaaaaagaaaaggaaataccTTTAAATGGTTTTCTTTTTCCTCCACGGCCAAACTTGCTTGCCGTAAACCCTAAAATGATGTTCTCCTTTAATCGGATTGCCAAATCCATCACAAAGCCAGTGATGTACACAATTCACTCGAAATTTGGTAAACCCCACTTGAATCTGACTACCCTTTTCAAAACTCTCTCCACTAAACCTCCTCAAAATGGCAAAGATGACTCTTGGAACGATGCCTGGGAAACAGCTTGGCTCCCTGATGACATTTCTCCCAAGAACAGAGCTCCTTGGGAAGCTGATGTTAACTTCCCTTCTAATGAAGAATCAGCAAAAATGGCGCTTTCATCGGACGTAGATGCTGAAACCAAGGCATTTGTCGAAGACATGAATGAGAATTGGAATGAGAGACGAAAGTCACCTAAGCAGAAGCAGAAGCAGAAAGAGGAAGCAGAAAAGGAGGGGAAAGGAGAGGGTGGTGGATTGTATAGTTTGGAGAACATAAAGAAAGATTATAGGTTGAAGAAGCAGAGAATCCATGCTGGGTTGTGGATGAAGGAGATTGACAAATTGGAAGAAGCTGAATTGGGAGATTCTGCCAATGATATTGATAGATTGCTTGATAACTGCTCTGAGTATGTCTTTTCTTTTATACACTTTGTTTCCTTGCTATGTTGGTTTAATGTGATATTTTGGAAGGGTTTTTGGTTTCTGTTACTTTCCATATTGAAACTTGTCTTCATATCATAGCTAACAACATCTTTAGGTTCTACCAGCAATTTATTGCTGTACTTGTGGGATTTAACACATAATGTATATTGTGAAGGATTTTTGACTCTACCAATGCTGACTTGGAGAATTCAAGAGTTCCAAGCTCTTCTGAGTTAAAAACTAAGCCTGATGGTTGGGAAACAACATCAAAAGCTCCTGATGGAAACGTGTGGGAGATGTCACAGAGGGAAGAAGATATTCTCCTCCAAGAATTTGATCGCCGAATTGCTTACTGTAAATTCcaggtgtgtgtgtgtgtggtgttGTTATTTACGAGCTTCTTGTCATGGGTACTTT is part of the Gossypium hirsutum isolate 1008001.06 chromosome D11, Gossypium_hirsutum_v2.1, whole genome shotgun sequence genome and encodes:
- the LOC107925738 gene encoding uncharacterized protein, which translates into the protein MGETSEPLRQTPEPNSASLESLFHVLDPISLIHNSSPGNPIPLRLTTESSIMERGPRYGAYADLRETKLRMKSGMMQQEKEDIELKQTPTKKQVKFSSSVGVSRKGSSVLAQSVPAFSAILRKENRKPPVRSGMELTPPPTSGKNWARENGVWPSNSRGSKSVNAGEKKGRMMMLKKSVASVEDLKGISLAVTNAINGENRGGKTSARGVARKGNTILGYV
- the LOC107925732 gene encoding protein GAMETE CELL DEFECTIVE 1, mitochondrial, which produces MMFSFNRIAKSITKPVMYTIHSKFGKPHLNLTTLFKTLSTKPPQNGKDDSWNDAWETAWLPDDISPKNRAPWEADVNFPSNEESAKMALSSDVDAETKAFVEDMNENWNERRKSPKQKQKQKEEAEKEGKGEGGGLYSLENIKKDYRLKKQRIHAGLWMKEIDKLEEAELGDSANDIDRLLDNCSEIFDSTNADLENSRVPSSSELKTKPDGWETTSKAPDGNVWEMSQREEDILLQEFDRRIAYCKFQIASFIKTHIFSRRRPIDGWKYMIEEIGPNARKGKGSVSRLPSLSDASTQPFKEEKLQLKP